A genomic window from Thiomonas arsenitoxydans includes:
- a CDS encoding putative toxin-antitoxin system toxin component, PIN family, with product MKVERDSRRFVIDTNVWISAALSPPGAPAQVVRRVLQHGLVVLTTHTFAELETRLWKPKFDPYLSIEVRQQLLHDLSAAAIWVDVPPGLAAQMFSRDLDDDAFIHAAEVAQALWLVTGDQDLLGVNPPPIGLRILTPAQALQHPEFA from the coding sequence ATGAAAGTTGAGCGCGATTCGCGGCGTTTCGTGATCGACACCAATGTCTGGATCAGCGCCGCGCTTTCACCGCCGGGTGCGCCCGCGCAAGTGGTGCGCCGCGTTCTGCAGCACGGTCTGGTCGTGCTGACGACGCACACCTTTGCCGAACTTGAGACTCGCTTGTGGAAGCCTAAGTTCGACCCGTATCTGTCCATCGAGGTCCGGCAGCAACTTCTACACGATCTGAGCGCCGCAGCGATTTGGGTGGATGTTCCGCCCGGGCTGGCTGCACAGATGTTCAGCCGCGATCTCGACGATGACGCGTTTATTCACGCCGCCGAGGTGGCGCAAGCCTTATGGCTGGTCACCGGCGACCAAGACCTGTTGGGGGTGAATCCGCCTCCAATCGGGTTGCGCATCCTCACGCCTGCGCAGGCCTTGCAGCATCCCGAGTTTGCTTAG
- a CDS encoding DNA ligase: protein MRPSPRRFPAPTLAGLRPLLLCGVLLTNLPWAQAEAPSPPPPALLLAETASSQLDPAPYWVSEKLDGVRAFWDGRVLRFRSGNPVPAPAWFTAALPSQPLDGELWIARESFDQVSGIVRSNPPNDRDWKQVRYMVFELPNAPGSFTERIARMRTLVERAQAPWLQMVPQFRVPNSAALKQQLDKIVKAGGEGLMLHRADAPYQTGRQDVLLKLKPWQDAEATVIGYTPGKGKYAGLTGALNMQMPDGKIFRIGSGLSDALRRNPPPIGAQITYRYQSLTPSGLPRFARYLRVREKE, encoded by the coding sequence ATGCGTCCTTCGCCACGCCGCTTTCCAGCACCCACTCTCGCTGGGCTGCGCCCGCTGTTGCTGTGTGGCGTGCTGCTGACGAATCTGCCCTGGGCGCAGGCCGAAGCGCCCAGCCCGCCACCCCCGGCTCTGTTGCTGGCCGAAACCGCCTCAAGCCAGCTCGATCCGGCGCCCTACTGGGTGAGCGAAAAACTCGACGGCGTGCGCGCCTTCTGGGACGGTCGGGTGCTGCGTTTTCGCAGCGGCAACCCGGTGCCCGCTCCGGCGTGGTTCACCGCCGCGCTGCCCTCGCAGCCGCTGGACGGCGAGCTGTGGATCGCCCGCGAAAGCTTCGACCAGGTCTCGGGCATCGTTCGCAGCAACCCGCCCAACGACCGCGACTGGAAGCAGGTGCGTTACATGGTGTTCGAGTTGCCCAATGCGCCGGGCAGCTTCACCGAGCGCATCGCCCGCATGCGCACGCTGGTGGAACGGGCGCAGGCACCCTGGCTGCAAATGGTGCCGCAGTTCCGCGTGCCCAACTCCGCCGCGCTCAAGCAGCAGCTCGACAAAATCGTGAAGGCAGGCGGCGAGGGCCTGATGCTGCACCGCGCCGATGCGCCGTATCAAACCGGCCGTCAGGATGTGCTGCTCAAGCTCAAGCCCTGGCAGGACGCCGAAGCCACCGTCATCGGCTACACGCCGGGCAAAGGCAAATATGCGGGGCTGACCGGCGCCCTGAACATGCAGATGCCCGACGGCAAGATCTTTCGCATCGGTTCCGGCCTGAGCGACGCCCTGCGCCGCAACCCGCCGCCCATCGGCGCCCAGATTACCTACCGCTACCAGTCGCTCACGCCCTCGGGCCTTCCACGTTTTGCGCGCTACCTTCGCGTGCGCGAGAAAGAATGA
- the argG gene encoding argininosuccinate synthase, giving the protein MATILQNLPTGQKVGIAFSGGLDTSAALLWMKKKGAQPYAYTANLGQPDESDYDDIPRKAMGFGAEKARLIDCRVQLAHEGIAAIQCGAFHISTGGVTYFNTTPLGRAVTGTMLVAAMKEDDVNIWGDGSTFKGNDIERFYRYGLLTNPALKIYKPWLDQRFIDELGGRKEMSEFLIANGFDYKMSVEKAYSTDSNMLGATHEAKDLEHLSSGIRIVNPIMGVAFWKPEVEVKAEEVTIRFEEGQPVALNGQTFSDAVALFLKANEIGGRHGLGMSDQIENRIIEAKSRGIYEAPGMALLHIAYERLVTGIHNEDTIEQYRMGGLKLGRLLYQGRWFDPQTMMLRESAQRWVARAVTGEVTLELRRGNDYSILNTESPNLTYAPERLSMEKVEDAPFSPLDRIGQLTLRNLDITDTRAKLGIYAKTGLISLGEGASMLRLEGEKGE; this is encoded by the coding sequence ATGGCTACCATTTTGCAAAACCTGCCCACCGGGCAAAAAGTCGGCATCGCCTTCTCCGGCGGCCTCGACACTTCCGCCGCCCTGCTGTGGATGAAAAAAAAGGGCGCCCAGCCCTACGCCTACACCGCCAACCTCGGCCAGCCCGACGAGAGCGACTACGACGACATTCCGCGCAAGGCCATGGGCTTTGGCGCTGAAAAGGCCCGCCTGATCGACTGCCGCGTGCAACTGGCGCACGAAGGCATTGCCGCCATCCAGTGCGGCGCGTTTCACATCAGCACCGGCGGCGTCACCTACTTCAACACCACCCCGCTGGGCCGCGCCGTCACCGGCACCATGCTGGTGGCCGCCATGAAAGAAGACGACGTCAACATCTGGGGCGACGGCTCCACCTTCAAAGGCAACGACATCGAGCGCTTCTACCGCTACGGCCTGCTCACCAACCCCGCGCTGAAAATCTACAAACCGTGGCTGGATCAGCGCTTCATCGACGAACTTGGCGGCCGCAAGGAAATGAGCGAGTTTCTCATTGCCAACGGCTTCGATTACAAGATGTCGGTGGAAAAGGCCTACAGCACCGACAGCAATATGCTCGGCGCCACGCACGAAGCCAAAGACCTGGAGCATTTGAGCAGTGGCATCCGCATCGTCAACCCCATCATGGGCGTGGCGTTCTGGAAGCCCGAAGTGGAAGTCAAAGCCGAAGAAGTCACCATTCGTTTCGAGGAAGGCCAGCCGGTCGCCCTCAACGGCCAGACCTTCAGCGACGCGGTTGCGCTCTTCCTCAAAGCCAACGAAATCGGCGGCCGCCACGGCCTGGGCATGAGCGACCAGATCGAGAACCGCATCATCGAAGCCAAGAGCCGCGGCATCTACGAGGCCCCTGGCATGGCGCTGCTGCACATCGCCTACGAGCGCCTGGTTACCGGCATCCACAACGAAGACACCATTGAGCAGTACCGCATGGGCGGCCTCAAGCTCGGCCGCCTGCTGTACCAGGGCCGCTGGTTCGACCCGCAGACGATGATGTTGCGCGAATCCGCCCAGCGCTGGGTGGCCCGCGCCGTCACCGGCGAAGTCACGCTGGAACTGCGCCGCGGCAACGACTACTCCATCCTCAACACCGAGAGCCCCAACCTGACCTACGCGCCCGAGCGCCTGAGCATGGAAAAGGTGGAAGACGCACCGTTCAGCCCGCTGGACCGCATCGGCCAGTTGACCCTGCGCAACCTCGACATCACCGACACCCGCGCCAAGCTCGGCATCTACGCCAAGACCGGGCTGATTTCGCTGGGCGAGGGCGCGAGTATGCTGCGTTTGGAAGGGGAGAAGGGGGAGTGA
- a CDS encoding type II toxin-antitoxin system Phd/YefM family antitoxin — protein sequence MQTYTANEAKTRFGEFLDRVQREPVRVMRHDRVVGVMVSAQDFEAMCAFYANRLQHTLENSAALAQQGGLTEQALNDLLADES from the coding sequence ATGCAGACCTACACCGCGAATGAAGCCAAGACGCGCTTCGGCGAATTTCTCGACCGGGTGCAACGTGAGCCCGTGCGCGTCATGCGGCACGACCGCGTCGTGGGGGTGATGGTCAGCGCGCAAGACTTCGAGGCCATGTGCGCCTTCTACGCCAACCGCCTGCAGCACACGCTGGAAAACAGCGCGGCGCTGGCACAGCAGGGCGGGCTGACCGAACAGGCATTGAACGATCTCTTGGCTGATGAAAGTTGA
- a CDS encoding LysE family translocator: MPDIHHFALFLLSGLLLNMTPGADMLFIVSRSAGQGVRAGTMAALGVGAGCLVHVTAAAVGLSALIAASDLAFNVVKWMGAAYLVWLGVGLLRARTQAPAVSAPMAAAPLRAVFWQGVLTNVLNPKIVLFFLAFLPQFVGTSTRGQGWAFLLLGVVFTVNGTLFNLGVAWVAARARPLGRMQRLALWVRRLTGVVFVGLGLRLALASRV; the protein is encoded by the coding sequence ATGCCCGACATCCACCACTTCGCCTTGTTCCTGCTCTCGGGCCTGCTGCTCAATATGACCCCCGGCGCGGATATGTTGTTCATCGTGTCGCGCAGTGCTGGGCAGGGGGTGAGGGCCGGGACGATGGCGGCGCTGGGGGTTGGGGCGGGTTGTCTGGTGCATGTCACCGCGGCCGCAGTGGGGCTGTCGGCGCTGATTGCCGCGTCGGATCTGGCGTTCAACGTGGTCAAGTGGATGGGAGCGGCCTACCTGGTGTGGCTGGGGGTGGGTCTGCTGCGTGCAAGGACGCAGGCGCCAGCGGTTTCAGCGCCCATGGCCGCCGCACCCTTGCGGGCGGTGTTCTGGCAAGGCGTGCTGACCAATGTGCTCAACCCGAAGATCGTGCTGTTTTTTCTGGCCTTTTTGCCGCAGTTCGTTGGCACTTCGACGCGCGGGCAGGGCTGGGCGTTTCTGTTGCTCGGCGTGGTGTTCACCGTCAATGGCACGCTATTCAATCTGGGCGTGGCCTGGGTGGCGGCGCGGGCGCGCCCTCTGGGGCGCATGCAGCGCCTGGCGCTTTGGGTGCGGCGGCTGACCGGCGTCGTCTTCGTCGGTCTGGGGCTGCGTCTGGCTTTGGCGTCGCGGGTGTAG
- the ppnP gene encoding pyrimidine/purine nucleoside phosphorylase yields the protein MSTTQIGGVTVNTQANVYFDGKCVSHGITLADGTKKSVGVILPATLTFNTGAPEIMECVAGACEYKLPGSDVWVKSGVGERFSVPGNTRFEIRVSEGETAYHYICHFG from the coding sequence ATGAGCACCACCCAGATCGGCGGCGTGACCGTCAACACGCAGGCCAATGTGTACTTCGACGGCAAATGCGTCAGCCACGGCATCACCCTGGCTGACGGTACGAAAAAATCAGTCGGTGTCATCCTGCCCGCCACGCTGACCTTCAACACCGGCGCGCCGGAAATCATGGAATGCGTGGCCGGGGCCTGCGAATACAAACTGCCGGGCAGCGACGTTTGGGTGAAATCCGGGGTGGGCGAGCGTTTCAGCGTACCCGGCAATACCCGCTTCGAGATTCGCGTGTCGGAAGGCGAAACCGCCTATCACTACATCTGCCATTTCGGCTAA
- the pip gene encoding prolyl aminopeptidase, translated as MNLRTYYPPIEPFKTGVLDTGEGHQIYWELCGNPQGRPAVFLHGGPGSGCSPDHRRLFDPQRYCVLLFDQRGCGRSTPHASLENNTTWHLVADIERLRTLLGVDRWLVFGGSWGSTLALAYAQTHTARVSALILRGIFTLRREELLWFYQEGASWLFPDLWEGFLAPIPEAERGDLIGAYRKRLTGADPAAQLACARAWSVWEGQTIRLLPDAVNAAHHAQDAFSLAFARIENHYFVHEGWMEQGQLIRDAGKLAEVPGVIVQGRYDVCTPVRSAWDLHRAWPQADFQLVPDAGHAYNEPGVLSRLIEATDRFAG; from the coding sequence ATGAACTTACGCACTTATTACCCACCCATCGAACCCTTCAAAACCGGCGTGCTCGACACCGGCGAAGGTCACCAGATCTACTGGGAACTCTGCGGCAATCCGCAAGGTCGGCCTGCCGTCTTTCTGCACGGCGGACCGGGCTCGGGCTGTTCGCCGGATCATCGCCGGCTGTTCGACCCGCAGCGCTACTGCGTGCTGCTGTTTGACCAGCGCGGCTGCGGACGATCGACCCCGCACGCCTCGCTGGAGAACAACACCACCTGGCATCTGGTGGCCGACATCGAGCGGCTGCGCACCCTGCTGGGCGTGGATCGCTGGCTGGTGTTCGGCGGCTCGTGGGGCAGCACCCTGGCTCTGGCCTATGCCCAGACGCACACCGCGCGAGTGTCGGCGCTGATCCTGCGCGGCATCTTCACCCTGCGGCGGGAGGAGCTGCTGTGGTTCTACCAGGAGGGTGCGTCGTGGCTGTTTCCTGATCTGTGGGAGGGCTTTCTGGCGCCCATTCCCGAAGCGGAGCGCGGCGATCTGATCGGCGCTTATCGCAAACGGCTGACGGGCGCCGACCCGGCAGCGCAACTGGCCTGCGCCCGCGCCTGGAGCGTGTGGGAAGGGCAAACCATCCGTCTGCTGCCCGATGCGGTCAACGCCGCACATCATGCGCAGGATGCGTTCTCGCTGGCCTTCGCTCGCATCGAGAACCACTACTTCGTGCATGAAGGCTGGATGGAGCAAGGCCAGTTGATCCGCGACGCAGGCAAGCTGGCCGAGGTGCCCGGCGTCATCGTGCAAGGCCGGTACGACGTGTGCACCCCGGTACGCAGCGCCTGGGACTTGCACCGCGCCTGGCCGCAAGCCGACTTTCAGCTCGTGCCCGACGCCGGGCACGCCTACAACGAGCCGGGCGTCCTCTCGCGTCTGATCGAGGCGACGGACCGATTTGCGGGGTAA
- the corA gene encoding magnesium/cobalt transporter CorA, with the protein MPLSDTPNAENPVRACVAYDRSGRRVGDIALEAISDMLALSDRFVWVGLYEPDAALLAQMQHEFGLHPLAVEDAAKAHQRPKLEAYGESLFVVARTASRSGAHVRFGETHVFMGRNYILTIRHGDSTGYATVRRNVEQTPALLAQGPGYALYAVLDAIVDGYLPIVEAYRAELEELEGEIFARQWRRGTLKRLYAMQRELTRLRLAVAPLQDVLAQLQRLPGDVMPEAMRPYFRDVNDHANRINDTVGALREMLSAAMNVSVSLVTLEQNEVVKRLAGWAALLAVPTLLTGWFGMNFRHMPELDWRWSYPALLVFTLGLCGGLYYWLKRSRWL; encoded by the coding sequence ATGCCTCTTTCTGACACCCCCAACGCCGAAAACCCCGTTCGCGCCTGTGTGGCCTATGACCGCAGCGGGAGGCGGGTGGGCGATATCGCGCTGGAGGCGATCAGCGACATGCTCGCTTTGTCCGACCGGTTTGTCTGGGTGGGGCTGTATGAGCCGGATGCGGCCTTGCTGGCGCAGATGCAGCACGAGTTTGGCCTGCACCCGCTGGCGGTGGAAGACGCCGCCAAGGCGCACCAGCGCCCCAAGTTGGAGGCCTATGGCGAATCGCTTTTTGTCGTGGCACGCACGGCCTCGCGCAGCGGCGCGCATGTGCGGTTCGGCGAGACGCATGTGTTCATGGGCCGCAACTACATCCTCACCATCCGGCATGGGGATTCGACCGGCTACGCGACGGTGCGTCGCAATGTCGAGCAGACGCCCGCGCTGCTCGCGCAGGGGCCGGGGTATGCGCTGTACGCGGTGCTCGATGCCATCGTCGACGGGTACCTGCCCATCGTCGAGGCCTATCGGGCCGAGCTGGAGGAGCTGGAAGGCGAGATCTTCGCGCGCCAATGGCGGCGCGGCACGCTCAAGCGGCTGTACGCCATGCAGCGCGAACTCACGCGCCTGCGGCTGGCGGTGGCGCCTTTGCAGGATGTGCTGGCGCAGCTTCAGCGCCTGCCGGGCGACGTGATGCCCGAGGCCATGCGGCCTTACTTCCGCGACGTGAACGACCATGCCAACCGGATCAACGATACGGTGGGCGCGCTGCGCGAAATGCTCTCGGCGGCAATGAACGTCTCGGTCTCTCTCGTGACGCTGGAGCAGAACGAGGTGGTCAAGCGGCTGGCCGGCTGGGCCGCGCTGCTGGCCGTGCCCACGCTGCTCACCGGCTGGTTCGGCATGAACTTCCGGCACATGCCGGAGTTGGACTGGCGCTGGTCGTACCCGGCATTGCTCGTCTTCACACTGGGTTTGTGCGGCGGGCTGTACTACTGGCTCAAGCGCTCTCGCTGGTTGTAG
- a CDS encoding EAL domain-containing protein gives MNINSLAATGCKLCFDSPPLDFDFTMAFQPIVDSRSGTIFAHEALARGLQGEPASTIFEKVNDDNRYRFDQTCRVKAVALAARLGLKGYLSINFLPNAVYKPELCIRATLAAAEQYSFPPDRLLFEVTESERVEDVGHLKSIINDYKSRGFLTAIDDFGAGFAGLNLLAELQTDIVKLDMALVRNVNEDRIKASIIRGVIQTCIDLNIRVIAEGVETREEYLCLERMGINLFQGFYFSRPVFEGLGQIDPNLFSHALG, from the coding sequence TTGAATATCAATTCATTGGCGGCGACGGGCTGCAAGCTGTGTTTCGATTCGCCTCCACTGGATTTTGATTTCACCATGGCGTTTCAGCCCATTGTGGATTCACGCAGCGGAACAATTTTTGCACATGAAGCCTTGGCGCGTGGTTTGCAGGGTGAGCCCGCAAGCACCATCTTTGAGAAGGTGAACGACGATAATCGCTATCGATTCGATCAGACTTGCCGCGTCAAGGCGGTAGCGCTTGCCGCCCGGTTGGGATTGAAAGGCTATCTGAGCATCAATTTTCTTCCGAATGCGGTTTACAAACCTGAGCTCTGTATTCGCGCCACTTTGGCCGCAGCGGAACAGTACAGTTTTCCGCCAGATCGCCTGCTGTTTGAGGTCACCGAGAGCGAGCGTGTTGAAGATGTCGGGCACTTGAAGTCCATCATTAACGACTATAAAAGCAGAGGTTTTCTGACGGCGATTGATGATTTTGGCGCCGGTTTTGCAGGGCTGAATCTGCTTGCCGAATTGCAAACGGATATTGTCAAGCTGGACATGGCATTGGTGCGCAACGTTAACGAAGACCGCATCAAGGCCTCAATTATCCGTGGGGTTATTCAGACCTGCATAGATCTGAATATCCGGGTCATCGCCGAGGGCGTAGAAACGCGAGAGGAATATCTGTGCCTTGAGCGTATGGGAATCAATTTGTTTCAGGGGTTCTATTTTTCTCGACCGGTATTTGAGGGATTGGGACAAATCGACCCGAATTTGTTCAGTCATGCACTGGGTTGA